DNA from Asanoa sp. WMMD1127:
ACGAAGAGGTGGCCAAGCTCCGGCTGATCGTCGAGACCGCGGAAGAGGTGTGGGGCTGACCGTGGAGACGCGCACGCAGGTCGGCATCATCGGGGCCGGCCCGGCCGGCCTGGTGCTCGCCCACCTGCTGCGGCAGCGCGGCATCGACTGTGTCGTGCTGGAGCGCCAGTCCCGGTCCTATGTGGAAGCCCGGATCCGGGCCGGGGTGCTCGAGCACGGCACGGTCGACCTGCTCACCTCGCTCGGGCTGGCCGACCGCCTGCACCGTCAGCGGATGGTGCACCACGGCATCGAGCTGCTCTTCGCGGGCGAGGCCCACCGGATCCCGCTGACGGAGCTGGCCGGTCGGGAGATCACCATCTACGGGCAGCACGAGGTCGTCAAGGATCTGATCGCCGCCTGGGACGGGCCGCTGCACTTCTCGGTCTCCGACGTCCAGCTGGCCGACCTCACGGGCGAGCCGATCATCTCCTATGTGGACGTCGACGGCGTCGCGCGGCGGCTGCGGTGCGACGTGGTGGCGGGGTGCGACGGGTTCCACGGCGTGTCCCGGGCCGCTATCCCGGCCGGCGTGCTCACGGCGCACGAGCGCGACTATCCGCACGCCTGGTTGGGCATCCTGGCCGACGCGCCGCCTTCGTCCGAGGAGCTGATCTACGCGCACAGCTCCCGGGGCTTCGCGCTGCACAGCATGCGCTCGCCCACGGTGACCCGGATGTATCTCCAGGTGCGGCCCGACGAGAACCTCGACGAGTGGCCCGACGACCGGATCTGGGCCGAGCTGCGGGCCCGGCTCGCCCGGTCCGACGCCGGCTGGCAGCTCGCCGACGGCCCGATCCTCGAACGGTCCGTGGCGGCCATGCGCAGCTTCGTCGTCTCGCCGATGCAGCACGGTCAGCTGTTCCTGGCCGGCGACGCGGCCCACATCGTGCCGCCGACCGGCGCCAAGGGGCTCAACCTGGCGGTGGCCGACGTCAAGGTGCTGGCCGACGCGCTCACCGGCTGGTACGCGACCGGCGACCGCTCCGGCCTCGACGCCTACTCCGAGACCTGCCTGCGCCGGGTGTGGCGGGTCCAGCACTTCTCGTGGTGGATGACCTCGATGCTGCACCCGACCGGCGACGACCCGTTCGACCTGGCGTTGCAGCTCTCCCAGCTGCGCTACGTCACCTCCTCGCGCGCCGCGGCGACCTCGCTGGCGGAGAACTACGTGGGTTTCCCGTTCCCGTGACGGGTCGCCTGCGCACCGCCGGCTGGCTGGCCGCCGTCCTGCTCGCCGCGCTCAACATGCGGCCCGCCATCGCGTCCGTGCCACCGATCGTCGACGCCGTGCGCGACGCCCTCGGGCTCTCCTCCTCCGCCGCCGGCGTGCTCACCTCCGTGCCGGTCGTCTGCATGGGGCTGTTCGCGCCGGCCGCGGCGTGGGCGGCGGCCCGCTGGGGCACGGGGCGGACGATGGCGCTCGCGCTGGCGCTGCTGGCCGTGGCCACCACCGTGCGGCCGCTGGCCGGGGTGGGCGTGCTCTACACCGCGACCGTGCTCGCCGGCGTCGCCATCGCGGTCGGCGGCGCGCTGATGCCGGCGCTCGTGCGGTCCCGCTTCCCGGACCGGGTCGGTCCCGTCACCGGTCTCTACACGACCGCGCTGATCTCCGGCGCGCTGATCGGGGCCGGTGGCACCGAGCCGCTGCGGGCCTGGCTCGGTGACTCGTGGCGGGCGGCGCTGGCGATCTGGGCCCTGCTGGCCGTGCTGGCGCTGGTTCTCTGGCTCGTGGTGCGGCCGGCAGGGCCCGGTGCCCTGTCGCCGGCCGCCGGCCCCGCCGTGGCGGGTGGTTGGTCGCCCTGGCGGGATCGCGGCGCCTGGATGGTCACCCTCTACATGGGAGGGCAGTCGCTGCTCTACTACGCCCCGTTGGCCTGGCTCGCCGCGCGCTACACGGAGCTCGGCTGGTCGGCGGCGCGGGCCGGCGGGCTGCTCGCCCTGTTCAGCGCCACCCAGGTCGTCTCCGCGCTGGTGGCGCCGGCCCTGGCCCGGCGTGACCCGCGGCCGGCGATCGTCGTCAGTTTGCTGGTCGCGGTCGCCTGCCTCGGACTGATCGGCGTGGCTCCGCTGGCGGCGCCGGAGCTGTGGGCGGCCTTGCTCGGGGTCGGCGTCGGCGCCAACTTCTCGCTCGCGCTGACCGTGGTCGGCCAGATCGCGCCGACGCCCGCGGACACGCCGCGGGCGTCCGGGATGGCGTTCTTCGTCGGCTACCTGCTGGCCGCGGCGGGACCGGTCGCGGTGGGCTTCCTGCACGACCTGACGGGTGGCTTCCGGGCGCCGTTCCTGGCCCTGGTCGGCTTCGGCGTCGCCGTGCTCGCATTCGGCTGGGCCGCCGGCTCCGCCGTAAAGGAACGGTCCGTTCCTATCGCTTTCCGCATAGGAACGGACCGTTCCCAACACGCCTAACGCCAGACGGCGGTGCCGATCGCGACGCCGGCGAACGCAGCACCGAGGCCGGCGGCGATGCTTACCGCCGCGTTGGCCAGCGCGCGGCGGGGCGCCCGCTGCTCGAGCAGCCGGACGGTTTCGTAGCCGAAGGTGGAATAGGTCGTCAGCGCGCCGCAGAAGCCGAGGCCGACCAGCGCGTACACCCCGGTCGTGGTGGTCGTGCCGCCGGCCGCGAGGCCCAGGATCAGCGAGCCGACGACGTTGACGGTCAGGGTGCCGAACGGGAAGTGGCCGCGGTGCAGGCGCTGGATCGCCCGGTCGGTCAGGTAGCGGGCGGGCGCGCCGACCGCCGCGCCGAGCGCCACGAACAGCAGGGTCACGACTTCCCCCGCCAGGCCACGAAGCGGGCCGCGGTCATGCCGACGAAGACCGCGGCACAGGTGGCGAGCAGCGTGCCCACCAGGTAGGCCGCGGCGGTGCCGGGCGCGCCTGCCGTGATCAGGTCACGGCTCTCGACGGCGTACGTGGAGAAGGTCGT
Protein-coding regions in this window:
- the crcB gene encoding fluoride efflux transporter CrcB yields the protein MTLLFVALGAAVGAPARYLTDRAIQRLHRGHFPFGTLTVNVVGSLILGLAAGGTTTTTGVYALVGLGFCGALTTYSTFGYETVRLLEQRAPRRALANAAVSIAAGLGAAFAGVAIGTAVWR
- a CDS encoding 4-hydroxybenzoate 3-monooxygenase, whose translation is METRTQVGIIGAGPAGLVLAHLLRQRGIDCVVLERQSRSYVEARIRAGVLEHGTVDLLTSLGLADRLHRQRMVHHGIELLFAGEAHRIPLTELAGREITIYGQHEVVKDLIAAWDGPLHFSVSDVQLADLTGEPIISYVDVDGVARRLRCDVVAGCDGFHGVSRAAIPAGVLTAHERDYPHAWLGILADAPPSSEELIYAHSSRGFALHSMRSPTVTRMYLQVRPDENLDEWPDDRIWAELRARLARSDAGWQLADGPILERSVAAMRSFVVSPMQHGQLFLAGDAAHIVPPTGAKGLNLAVADVKVLADALTGWYATGDRSGLDAYSETCLRRVWRVQHFSWWMTSMLHPTGDDPFDLALQLSQLRYVTSSRAAATSLAENYVGFPFP
- a CDS encoding MFS transporter translates to MTGRLRTAGWLAAVLLAALNMRPAIASVPPIVDAVRDALGLSSSAAGVLTSVPVVCMGLFAPAAAWAAARWGTGRTMALALALLAVATTVRPLAGVGVLYTATVLAGVAIAVGGALMPALVRSRFPDRVGPVTGLYTTALISGALIGAGGTEPLRAWLGDSWRAALAIWALLAVLALVLWLVVRPAGPGALSPAAGPAVAGGWSPWRDRGAWMVTLYMGGQSLLYYAPLAWLAARYTELGWSAARAGGLLALFSATQVVSALVAPALARRDPRPAIVVSLLVAVACLGLIGVAPLAAPELWAALLGVGVGANFSLALTVVGQIAPTPADTPRASGMAFFVGYLLAAAGPVAVGFLHDLTGGFRAPFLALVGFGVAVLAFGWAAGSAVKERSVPIAFRIGTDRSQHA